The segment AGAATGTGTCTAAAGGAGACTGCTCTATGTGGACTACGAGATGAATAGGCAATAAGCACCGGGTAATGAGGTGAGGAGAGTGAGAATAAATGCAAATCCATGAAGGTGAGACGTGCAATGCCAAAGAATATGAATGTTAGGAgctgtgactctgaatgatgagactgactctaaacaccaaactgagaaaataatagctctggaagccaaaccaaaaagctaactctaaacgctaaactagaaggcccataggtgaagacctatggtggtgatataataaaaatgtcCATAGATgcctgatctatggtggtgaaactctcaaatgcccacagataaaaatctatggtggtgataatctcgaaagcccaaggatgaaaatccatggtggtgaaataactgaaatgcccataatgcccgatctatggtggtgataatctcgaaagcccaaggatgaaaatccctggtggtgataatctcgaaagcccaaggatgaaaatccatggtagtgaaatctgaaatgcccatagatgtctgatctatggtggtgataatctcgaaagcccaaggatgaaaatccctggtggtgaaatctgaaatgcccatagatgcccgatctatggtggtgataatctcgaaagcccaaggatgaaaatccctggtggtgataatctcaaaagcctaaggatgaaaatccatggtggtgaaatttgaaatgcccatagatgcccgatctatggtggtgataaatctgaaatgcccatagatatccgatctatggtggtgataatctcgaaagcccaaggatgaaaatccctggtggtgataatctcaaaagcccaaggatgaaaatccatggtggtgaaatctgaaatgcccatagatgtctgatctatggtggtgataaatctgaaatgcccatagatatccgatctatggtggtgatataactgatcaaagcccaaggatgaaaatccctggtggtgaatctgaaacaaatgctcatagatgaaaatctatgatggtgaaatctgaaacaaagggggatgccctaaacaaactgacggtagggggatgccctaaacaagctgatggtagggggatgccctaggtGATAACTCATAAAGATCGGCAAATGGGTCTGACAATCATGAAATCAACACGAGACATGgcaaacccaaagagagggggtatgccccagtagaaaagcgctaaagggggtatgccccagtatgatgACTCACAAAGATCAAGAAGTGGATCAAGGGATGAGAAAAATCACAAAAGGTCTGGTGGACTCAAGGGTAGGGGTATACCCCGGTATGACAACTCACAAAGGTCAAGAAATAGACTGAGCAGTGAGAAAGTCCGCAAAATATCTAATGAACtgaaggatgggggtatgccccagtgtgagatagtaaccaacataagacatagaatgtcaccaaacaagacactttgggatatgctcaatgatgatgcaatgaagaAAACACATACAGAGCCTCAATGAACAAATGCTAAAACAAGTCCAAGCATCACCGAAACTATGCTGACgaagcaaaactaaaataatggaTCAAACAAATGCTGACCAAAACTTTAGGTCTAAAATGTAAGCAAATCAAGACGTGACGTCTCAACTATCAATATGAGCACATCATCCCAAATGCATCAACAATCTAACAGGCCCTACCATCACgaaagatgttgaacctaatgcccaaaggcatgtgaaaactcaacCTGAAAGCTCAAGACTAGTCTGTGTCTTTCTCTGATCAAGAGAAAAGGATAAGGTCATGTAAGACGATGAAATGTGTGGGCTCAAAAGATGTAAGGCTCTGATAAGATGGATGCAAGTATAACGATGTCTAATGTAGGATGTATGGATGTGTAACAAAGGTAAGTGAATATCCCAATCAAACTAGGTATGCTGAGAAGACTGAGCCCAGGGTGTCAATGACTCTATGATCCATCGAAAGCAGCAATCATAAATAGGAGGtggagtctcaatgtcaaaatcaacaaggtggctatgccccggTATGAATGTATCATCTCAAAATGGGTAAGCTCTCAGTGCAAGATAAACTCTGGGAAGCATGTGTCTGCcataaactgtcatctcacaaaatcatcatcgatgagtgggctatgccccagtgtaagcatcTCCGAATCAAACATCCATGAGAAGAGTACAACCAATCATACATCATCTGATCAAAATGAATCTCTGCTCCTCAAAGTCATCGTGGTAATGTGAAGAGAGTATCTGACCTCCTTTAAAGAAAGAGCATGTCCCAATGTAAACTGGTGTCTCTAAGATCAACCTccaatgaaagggttatgccccagtatagggcaAACCCTGAAATGACTAAACTCTGCTGCATGCTCTCATAAGTGTCCGTGTCCTGATCCAATCGTCTCAAAAATACGTCAACAATGATGAGAAGGCTATGCTCATGTGATCACATCAAAGAAATCACCTAATCATATCTCGTACTCCGATGTGAAAGGAATCTGATCGCCTCCAAGGAACAACTATGTCTAAAAAAAACCATCATCAAccgaaaggggtatgcccctgtgTAAAGTACACCATATGAAATATGCCAATCatgtctcatgctccaatgCGGAAAAATGACGTCTGATATCCTCCAAGGAATGGACATGGCTCAAAAATCTGTCATCAACTGAGAAGAATATGGCTCGACATAATGGTCATCCGATAATAGAACTCTCTGagatggctatgccccagtgtagggtcataCCATAACTCCTGGTCCATCACAAACAGAATGCTCCCGAATCAATCCCAAGTATCGCTCACATAagagctatcaaacacaatgtgtgatgtcatgacctcagggtggtcttaagactcaGGACGTAATGAAGGctaggtgatagggtgatagaaatgaagggaaactaggcccaaatacccaatgatcaaaacccatgccctcatgtataaaatgcaacatatatagaaaatatcgtgagccatggacctgaagATGCCTACTGTGAGCATGGTAACaaatgatgatgcaatgaagaaaaaccGAACTGATGACGAGATGTATAATGATGGTGTGAAGAGAGTACCAAACCCGAAAATGAGGTCACTGTAAGAACAGAATAAGAggtgaaataaaaatgatgaatcagAAGTGAAAACGGGGATGatgatgaagcaaataatacCAAAAGGAGTAATGATCGACTCAGATTAGacatggagtgaagtcacatcaactACGAACACAATGATGGAATGGACAATGACCCAGAGCTCCTAAGAGAAAGTCACTCATCTCGCTCACAAGATATATGACAAAATGAATACAAAGCCTGAGGGATCCCGggaagctcacatacgaactcccgtCAACAAACATACTTGATCAAGTGACCCTCGAATATCAATACATACACTCAGTGATTGATAACAATACACACCtggcttccttttttttctttttttttttttctttttttttacatatatataaactGTACATGCTCTGAACGCATACAAAGAAGACCCAAATACGGgatcaaaacaaataaacatactCTCAAATGTCAATGTACCATAAACTCTCTCTAATGAGGTGACCCACTCAAGCTAAGGATCCTTGGATCAGTGTCCGTGGGATAAATAGTGGAAATGACATGACTACCCCTCATGTAATGAATTGAAGATGGTCACCCCTCGGgatgaaagaaaatgatgtGAAACGAACACTGGATAGGATGAGGGGGATGAAATGAATAACACGAACagtaagatgagatgaaatccaaTGATGCAGTGATGAGAACAGATAATGAGAAGAAtgtgcccctaggtccaaggctcatgaaacccCTAAACAATGCATGAATACACTGAAaggcccctatcccggtgtaGAAGGTgagcaaggctataagaaaTAAAAGGCTATGATGCTCATGCGAGGCTCAAAagggctagcaatggtctaGATGTCAATAGAGGTAATAGGGTGTGAGCTAACTGAAATgaaggccacccatcctacgaccatggtctcaaacatcgTGCTATCAAGCCCTCAAATGATCAATACTAGAGATCGATGTCTATCCAATATAACCACATCAACCCTCTGGAATCATGCACCAATTGTACTCCAAATGCTCTataataatctcaaagatgATCCTCTCAAGGCAAAGTAAACGGTGATCTCATCAGGCGCGACTGCCCATCACAAGCCAAACTCTCATCATACAATATCAATCTCTATACTCACAGCCAAATAAGTAACAATCTCATCAAGCAATCGACCAATCCTCTCATCGTAAGCCACCCAAAGATCATAAGATAACCCTCTCCATGCAAGATCAACCCTaggctcaaactcctcacactctacccGACCGAATCGGAGAGGGGATGTGAAAAGCTAGAAAAGCCGATGATGAAAAGGTCATATAATGGTCTCAAGGGTAATGCTGTGCAAAGCTCACAAGGAATGGATGTAAGTCAAAACAGAGTCAAGGTGTGGGAAGTGAGCAAGGTATTGGTCTGATCATAAGAAGATGGATCACAGTCTCGAACTCTTTAGGTCAAATCCCTGATCctaggctaataggctcaatatcctccatgataggtcaaaCCTCAAGATCACAATGTGCAAGTGAAGAGATGCCTCAAGTCAAAAGTACAACACATATCACAAAACACAAACACATGTCCATAAAGGAAAATGCATCCAATGGGATAAACCgatgagtacatcatgcaaaagaAGGATAATAAAGACAATACTCAAGAATCGAGTTATAGTATCCAAAAGTCAAAAGTAAAACAagactaaacaaacaaaaacaaaaacagtgacTGGTCCTGTCATCACATCTCTGGCCACAGAGGGAACAAAATCTGAGCACCAGTGTACCAAGGTAAGCCAATCATGAGTCAATCGCCCAAGTCAATAAAATTAGGGACTGCTGGTGAAGGAGCGTCTGCATGCATGGCCTGAGCTAAGGTAGGAATAGGAAACATGTCGGACTGAGGATGCCCAAATGTCCCAGAATCAATAATGTCCTGTATGGCATGTCGTAGAGCAGTGCAACGATCAGTGTGATGTCCTACTGACTGATGGTACGCACAATATAAATCAAGTCGAAACTGTGAAGGCACAGGATCCGGAAGTGCCCTAGGAGCCAAAGGAGCCAAAAATCCCATGGCCTGGAACGTCTCAAAAGCTCTACTCAGGGGTATGCTCAAATCTGAAAAGTGTCTCCGACATCGTCGATGAGGGTGAGGTTGCCCCTGAGGAACTGTAACGACCGGAGGGCCGCAAACCTGGGATGGAGGTCGTGTCGACGTAGCCAATGAAATGGATGAGGAATGCTGCTGGAGCACTGAATGTGGGCGAGGTCGTGGATGTGAGGCACCCAAAGTAGCAAACATCGATGGAGTCAAATGTGGCAATGAAGGCATCGCTACTCCTGGAACTCCTCTCGATGACGATGGATACTCCGACAAAATAAACTCAATCCTCTCAACCCTCCGTGTCAAATCCACCATCATCCCGTAAAGAGTAGTAAGAGTAATGGGTGCGATATCGTCCGACATGGTGAACCTCAACTGAAGAAGTCTAATCTCAATGTGCTCTGTATCACAACCATCATACCATCAATATCTGCTCAAGGACCAGTCACGACACTAAAACTGTCCAAGACTCTAAAACAAACACATGCAAGAGACAAAGCAAAACAACACACAGTGCTACTCAAAATAACAACACAAAATGCATGATAcgaaacaatgataataataaaaagaagacaGAAACACATACCCAAGAAAACAACAATATCACTAAGTGAAATgagagtacatcatgcaaaataATAAGACAATAAGGTCTACTCTCAAAACATAGGGTACGAACCCGACTCACTATCTATAACAcaagactcaaatataaaataaaagagaacaaaaacccAAATGACCAACTAACAAAGTAGTCCCAAAATACACCAACAAGGTCTGCAAAGTGTCCTGTGAATATTAGTGCCCTGGGTGTCCAAACGCGATGGTATAAGCCCGAaggaggaggaactgcatgtgtggACTAGGCTGGAAAGGAATCAGTAGTCATATCTGGACCAAGATCAATAGCTGTGGTCGATAAAGGGAAGCTAACCGCACCACTGTCAATAAGATCCTGTATGGCATGACGTAGAGAAGCACGATAGTCAGTACGGTGGCCTGCCATCTGGTGAAATGCACAGAACTCATGAGCACGAAAACGCGGAGGTAAAGTACTCGGGGGTGGCCTAGGGGCCAATGGTGCTAAAAAACCAGTAGCTCTGAGTCGCTCAAAAGCTCTATCCAAAGGCATCCCCAAATCAGAATAAGTCCTCTGATGTCGCCGATAGGGACGAGACTGCTCATGCCGTGGGATACTAGTATGTGGATGCTGAAACTGGAATGAAGGTCGCACCGTGGTAGTATGAGGATGCACAGAAGGACAATGTTGAACTGACTGAGGATGACGATGCTGTAAGGGTGGGAAATCACTCCTGGGTATCTGCAATGATCTCGTATAGGGATGATAACCAGGTCATCGATGATGAAAGTCCACAGAACATACATCTCCATAGCTCTCAGATGATCCACCAACTCCCTTCCCCTCAGTATCTGGGGAAGGAATAATATctgaccataatcctctagataTGCCATCATCTACATCGAACAAAGCCTGAACCAATGATCTGAAATCCTGGAATGGGACTCCTGTCAGATGTCGAGCGAACCTAGGATGCAAACTCCTCAAAAACATGCTCATCTGATCTCTTTCGGTAGGTCTCTCAATCATCTCCGCAGCCTTCTCCCTCCAGCGggagataaaagaagaaacagactCATCTGATCCCTGTCTAAGAAACTCAAGCTCTCTACGTGTAACGCTCGTGTCACTACTGAATGAATACTGTCTCAGAAACTCCTGTGCTAAGTCCTCCCAAGTTCTCCGACGAGATGACTCTAATGAAGCGTACCATCTCTGTGTCATGCCGCTCAATGACAATGGGAACAAAGTGAGCAACTGTGCCTCATCTAGACCAAGGGCCCTCATAACTGTGCTATAAAGTCTGAGATGAATGCGAGGACATCCAACACCCGCATATCTCTTTATATCAGGCATCCTGAAACTGACTGGCAAAGTGGCCACTGGCACGTCGTCAGGGTCATCCCACGAAATCATCTCATCAGGATCTCTCACTTGTCTAATCCTCCGCTCGAGTCTGTCCATACGAGAACGAGGATCCTCAATAATGGTAACTGGTGTGACAATGGGTGGAATGACAACAGCCTGATCATGTGAAATAGTATGCAAAGTCGGTGTAGCTAGCATCTGAACAGGTAGAACAGGTGGTGTCACTAAATCAGATGGCGTGTCCTCGAGCACTACATGCCTACTCTGCTGAGTATCCATCCTCTAACTCAAACTGATCAACGCTCTCTGAATCGAAACCACAGAAGCGATAAGCTAACCAATCGAAACTGACTATGAATCCGTCTATAGCAGCTCAACAATACGAATCAACCTCTCTCCCACTCAACCCAGGGCACTGAACCAAGACTGGGACTACAAATAGACCCCTACAAAAGAACCAAATAAAACGACTCAAACACGACTCATGCAATGACATGGGATGCAACGAACAATGACTAGTGCATGATACAACACAACCCAATACATGACAGGGTGCGATACACAATCATATGGTGACAATCAGAAATCTGGATATACGATAGAATCTCTAGAGTCACATGAGTGTCTAGTGTGAGATAACCACAaatatgactaaagaatttctattgATGATCCAGAAAATGATCGAGGTGTGAAGGAAGTGAATGGGGTGTGAAGAAcaacactatcacgagatcgataCTTAATCTAGACCAAAATATCTTTGATtcaaccttcaactcgagctccataagagaaaaaatgataaggtgatcaaggcaaatctctcgaaaaatgtgtgaatatgaaaatgtgcctttcacctttctgtaatgaaaatatgagcatcgagtcgaaaatcgaaccatggatcaaacaaatgatgaggtactgagcccgtgataggtgtacagtgtaaaaagatgatcatgaacatatcccaaagtatcgagtgagtgacaacaaagtgaagAGGTGTGTCGAGCCAAGAAATGAGAACGAAAGCCCTAAGGAGAAAACATGCCAAACTCATCAAGTGAAAAGCACAAACTAAGGCGACAAGAC is part of the Vitis riparia cultivar Riparia Gloire de Montpellier isolate 1030 chromosome 17, EGFV_Vit.rip_1.0, whole genome shotgun sequence genome and harbors:
- the LOC117904016 gene encoding uncharacterized protein LOC117904016, which translates into the protein MDTQQSRHVVLEDTPSDLVTPPVLPVQMLATPTLHTISHDQAVVIPPIVTPVTIIEDPRSRMDRLERRIRQVRDPDEMISWDDPDDVPVATLPVSFRMPDIKRYAGVGCPRIHLRLYSTVMRALGLDEAQLLTLFPLSLSGMTQRWYASLESSRRRTWEDLAQEFLRQYSFSSDTSVTRRELEFLRQGSDESVSSFISRWREKAAEMIERPTERDQMSMFLRSLHPRFARHLTGVPFQDFRSLVQALFDVDDGISRGLWSDIIPSPDTEGKGVGGSSESYGDIPRSDFPPLQHRHPQSVQHCPSVHPHTTTVRPSFQFQHPHTSIPRHEQSRPYRRHQRTYSDLGMPLDRAFERLRATGFLAPLAPRPPPSTLPPRFRAHEFCAFHQMAGHRTDYRASLRHAIQDLIDSGAVSFPLSTTAIDLGPDMTTDSFPA